Proteins found in one Roseovarius pelagicus genomic segment:
- a CDS encoding cytochrome b/b6 domain-containing protein: MTLSNTSDTYGAVTKIFHWLTVLLILSLFALGLLASNLAGQIRSAEGGASQTLLDWTALLFSLHKTLGVALFFTAFARILWALTQTKPGLLNGDHWAESRAAETVHWLLYGSLVAVPLAGWVSHAAASGFAPIWWPFGQSLPYVPKSEYVSEIAATLHYILQWVLAGAIGLHVAGALKHHIIDKDATLRRMLPGHTPAQPTAMQPGHALPLVAALIVWAAAIGGAAGLGWFAHAAPETQTAALEQAQGEWQVTDGTLTIEIVQMGSQINGQFADWTADITYDGSDEPGTRGSVEVTVSIPSLTLGSVTEQAMGADFLDAANHPTATFTAALKRDAEAGLVADGTLRIRDQTMPLRIPFDLQIDDATAVAQGSAGVDRRDYNIGQSMSDEDSLGFGVEIRFDLTAIRGD; the protein is encoded by the coding sequence ATGACTCTTTCCAATACTTCCGACACCTACGGAGCTGTCACCAAGATATTTCACTGGTTGACGGTGTTGCTGATCCTCAGCCTCTTTGCGCTGGGGCTGCTGGCCAGCAATCTGGCCGGTCAAATCAGATCAGCAGAGGGCGGCGCGTCGCAAACCCTGCTCGATTGGACGGCGCTGCTGTTTTCCCTGCACAAGACGCTGGGTGTCGCCCTGTTCTTTACGGCATTTGCGCGTATCCTATGGGCGCTGACGCAAACCAAACCGGGGCTGTTGAACGGTGATCACTGGGCAGAATCACGTGCGGCGGAAACCGTGCACTGGCTGCTTTACGGCTCGCTCGTCGCGGTGCCGCTGGCGGGCTGGGTCAGCCACGCAGCCGCCAGCGGGTTTGCCCCGATCTGGTGGCCCTTCGGGCAATCCCTACCCTACGTCCCAAAGTCCGAGTACGTGTCCGAGATCGCCGCCACGCTGCATTATATCCTGCAATGGGTATTGGCCGGGGCCATTGGCCTGCATGTTGCGGGCGCACTAAAGCATCATATCATCGACAAGGATGCGACTCTGCGCCGGATGTTACCGGGGCACACCCCCGCCCAGCCTACGGCCATGCAACCCGGCCATGCCCTGCCCTTGGTCGCGGCGCTGATCGTGTGGGCCGCTGCGATTGGCGGCGCTGCCGGATTGGGCTGGTTCGCCCATGCCGCGCCCGAGACACAGACAGCCGCGCTGGAACAGGCGCAGGGCGAATGGCAGGTGACTGACGGCACATTGACCATCGAGATCGTGCAGATGGGATCACAAATCAATGGCCAGTTTGCCGACTGGACGGCCGATATAACCTATGACGGGTCGGACGAACCCGGCACGCGCGGCAGTGTCGAGGTGACGGTATCGATCCCGTCACTGACGCTGGGCAGTGTGACCGAACAGGCAATGGGCGCGGATTTTCTTGATGCTGCGAACCACCCCACGGCGACATTCACCGCCGCTCTGAAGCGTGACGCCGAAGCCGGTCTGGTCGCCGATGGCACGCTGCGCATTCGCGATCAGACAATGCCTCTGCGCATTCCATTCGATCTGCAAATCGACGACGCGACAGCCGTCGCGCAGGGCAGCGCAGGCGTCGATCGGCGCGACTACAACATTGGCCAGAGCATGAGCGACGAAGACTCGCTGGGCTTTGGCGTCGAGATCCGGTTCGACCTGACGGCAATCCGCGGAGATTAA
- the fabG gene encoding 3-oxoacyl-[acyl-carrier-protein] reductase: MFDLTGKTALITGASGGIGGGIARALHGAGATVGLSGTRVDPLEALAAELGDRAHVLPCDLGDGDAVGALPKQAIDAMGGLDILVNNAGITRDQIFMRMSDEDWQTVLDVNLTSTMRLCRAVMRPMMKARWGRIVNISSIVGATGNPGQANYAASKAGMVGMTKSIAYEVASRGITANAVAPGFIATAMTDKLTDEQKEKINVQIPAARMGTPEEIAAAVLYLASVEAGYVTGTVLHVNGGMAML; encoded by the coding sequence ATGTTCGATTTGACGGGAAAAACAGCGCTGATCACCGGCGCATCGGGCGGTATCGGGGGCGGTATCGCCCGCGCGCTGCACGGTGCAGGTGCCACTGTCGGCCTCAGCGGGACACGGGTCGACCCGCTGGAGGCACTGGCTGCAGAACTGGGCGACCGCGCACATGTGCTGCCCTGTGATCTGGGGGACGGCGATGCAGTGGGCGCGCTGCCGAAACAGGCGATTGATGCGATGGGCGGGCTTGATATTCTGGTGAACAACGCGGGTATCACCCGCGATCAGATTTTCATGCGCATGTCGGATGAGGACTGGCAGACGGTGCTGGATGTGAACCTGACCAGCACCATGCGGCTGTGCCGGGCTGTCATGCGTCCGATGATGAAGGCGCGCTGGGGGCGGATCGTGAATATCAGCTCGATCGTGGGGGCTACTGGCAATCCTGGGCAGGCCAACTATGCCGCGTCCAAGGCCGGCATGGTGGGGATGACCAAATCCATCGCCTACGAGGTGGCCAGTCGCGGCATCACCGCCAACGCAGTCGCACCGGGCTTCATCGCTACAGCGATGACCGACAAGCTGACTGACGAGCAGAAAGAAAAGATCAACGTGCAGATACCCGCTGCGCGCATGGGAACACCCGAAGAGATCGCGGCGGCGGTGCTCTATCTCGCCAGTGTCGAGGCCGGGTATGTGACCGGCACTGTGCTGCATGTGAACGGCGGGATGGCGATGCTTTGA
- a CDS encoding acyl carrier protein, translating into MSDIADRVKKIVVEHLGVEEDKVTENASFIDDLGADSLDTVELVMAFEEEFGIEIPDDAAETIQTFGDAVKFIKEAS; encoded by the coding sequence ATGAGCGACATCGCAGACCGCGTGAAGAAAATCGTTGTAGAGCACTTGGGCGTGGAAGAAGACAAAGTGACTGAGAACGCTTCGTTCATCGACGATCTGGGCGCAGACAGCCTGGACACGGTCGAGCTGGTCATGGCGTTCGAAGAAGAGTTCGGCATCGAGATCCCCGACGACGCGGCTGAAACCATCCAGACGTTCGGCGATGCGGTGAAGTTCATCAAAGAAGCATCCTGA
- the rpsR gene encoding 30S ribosomal protein S18, whose product MAAKPFFRRRKVCPFSGDNAPAIDYKDTRLLQRYISERGKIVPSRITAVSAKKQRELARAIKRARFLALLPYAVK is encoded by the coding sequence ATGGCCGCAAAACCATTTTTCCGCCGCCGCAAGGTCTGCCCCTTCTCGGGCGACAATGCACCTGCGATCGACTATAAAGACACACGCCTGCTGCAACGCTATATCAGCGAACGCGGCAAGATCGTGCCGTCGCGCATCACCGCCGTTTCGGCCAAGAAGCAACGCGAACTGGCCCGTGCCATCAAGCGCGCCCGCTTCCTCGCCCTGCTGCCCTACGCAGTGAAGTAA
- a CDS encoding ABC transporter transmembrane domain-containing protein — protein sequence MVRRAENGADLLDREKSKRVGALGALRPFIAPYKWLAVAAGLALMLTAGVSLVLPLAVRRVIDNFNAQDGAVLDQYFMAAMGIAALLAVGTGLRYALVSKLGERVVADVRKAVFDRVIGMSPAFFERTMTGEVLSRITTDTTLILSVIGSSISIALRNLLIFLGGLVLMLFTAAKLAGMVLLIVPLVVVPILTLGRRLRKLSRENQDWIAESSGTASEALLSVQTVQAFTHEDATRHSFADVTERSYIAARQRVRTRAIMTVIVIFLVFAGVVGVLWFGANAVRAGEMTAGTLVQFVIYAVMVASSVAALSEIWGELQRAAGATERLVDLLNAEDPVTDPDVPAELPAKIAGAISFDNVQFHYPSRPDAPALDGLTLDIAPGETIALVGPSGAGKTTVIQLIQRFYDPEAGRVTLDGVNLRDVRRDAFRHHMALVPQDPVIFATSARENIRFGRLGATDAEVEAAARAAAAHDFIAALPDGYDSPVGERGVMLSGGQKQRIAIARAILRDAPVLLLDEATSALDAESERAVQSAVEALARGRTTIIVAHRLATVKKADRIIVMEDGRIVATGTHDSLVAEGGLYARLAKLQFTDGEVA from the coding sequence ATGGTACGCAGGGCCGAAAACGGTGCGGATCTGCTGGATCGCGAAAAGTCGAAACGCGTCGGCGCGCTGGGCGCGCTACGCCCGTTCATCGCTCCTTACAAATGGTTGGCGGTTGCCGCAGGGCTGGCGCTGATGCTGACCGCAGGTGTGTCACTGGTCCTGCCACTGGCAGTGCGCCGTGTTATCGACAATTTCAACGCTCAGGATGGCGCGGTTCTCGATCAGTATTTCATGGCGGCAATGGGCATTGCCGCGTTGCTGGCGGTGGGGACCGGGCTACGCTACGCGCTGGTCTCAAAGCTGGGCGAGCGGGTTGTGGCGGATGTGCGCAAGGCGGTCTTTGACCGGGTCATCGGCATGAGCCCCGCGTTTTTCGAGCGTACCATGACAGGTGAAGTCCTGAGCCGGATCACCACCGACACCACGCTGATTCTGAGTGTTATCGGGTCGTCCATCTCGATCGCGTTGCGCAATCTTCTGATCTTTCTCGGTGGTCTGGTCCTGATGCTGTTCACGGCGGCAAAACTGGCCGGTATGGTGCTGCTGATCGTCCCGTTGGTGGTGGTTCCGATCCTGACGCTGGGGCGCCGCCTGCGCAAGCTGAGCCGCGAAAATCAGGATTGGATCGCCGAAAGCTCGGGCACCGCGTCTGAGGCATTGCTGAGCGTGCAGACGGTGCAGGCATTCACCCATGAGGACGCCACGCGTCATAGCTTTGCCGATGTGACCGAGCGCAGCTATATTGCCGCACGCCAACGCGTGCGTACGCGAGCGATAATGACGGTGATCGTGATTTTTCTGGTATTTGCCGGTGTTGTCGGCGTGCTGTGGTTCGGCGCAAACGCAGTGCGGGCGGGCGAAATGACAGCCGGAACGCTGGTTCAGTTCGTGATCTATGCCGTCATGGTCGCCAGTTCGGTTGCCGCCCTGTCGGAAATCTGGGGAGAATTGCAGCGCGCAGCTGGCGCGACTGAGCGGTTGGTCGATCTGCTGAATGCCGAGGACCCGGTCACGGACCCGGATGTACCGGCGGAACTGCCCGCCAAAATCGCCGGCGCGATCAGCTTTGACAATGTGCAGTTTCACTATCCGTCGCGCCCGGATGCACCGGCGCTGGACGGTTTGACGCTGGATATCGCGCCGGGAGAGACCATCGCACTGGTCGGTCCATCCGGCGCTGGCAAAACCACCGTCATCCAGCTTATTCAACGGTTCTATGATCCCGAGGCGGGGCGTGTCACCCTCGACGGCGTCAATCTGCGTGACGTGCGGCGTGATGCATTCCGCCACCACATGGCGCTGGTCCCGCAGGACCCGGTGATCTTTGCCACGTCTGCCCGCGAAAACATCCGTTTTGGCCGTTTGGGTGCCACCGATGCAGAGGTCGAAGCCGCTGCGCGCGCCGCTGCCGCGCATGATTTCATCGCAGCTCTGCCCGACGGCTATGACAGCCCGGTGGGAGAACGGGGTGTGATGCTGTCAGGTGGGCAAAAACAGCGTATCGCGATCGCACGGGCGATTCTGCGCGATGCGCCCGTGCTGCTGCTGGACGAGGCCACATCGGCTCTGGATGCCGAGAGCGAACGCGCAGTGCAAAGTGCGGTCGAGGCGCTGGCGCGCGGACGCACCACAATCATCGTCGCGCACCGATTGGCCACGGTAAAGAAGGCAGACAGGATCATCGTCATGGAGGACGGTCGCATTGTCGCCACTGGTACACATGACAGCTTGGTGGCTGAAGGTGGGCTATATGCGCGCTTGGCCAAGCTGCAGTTTACCGATGGGGAGGTTGCCTGA
- a CDS encoding MipA/OmpV family protein codes for MRLILPFVACAALLAEQANSQEMPNEDGWKFTLSAGMIAAPYYLGDDDYQLSAVPGFRVSYGDRFEASPFGLRYAFISGGPIRVGGIVSYDWGRDQELDGSPFGLWGGGGSTELLGLGDVDGTVELGGFIALGGPRYTARFELRQAVDGGHDGLHGSAELKANGRTTAFGAPMFFSFGPELSFGDDDYNSAFFDVNAIQSAASGITAFDAGGGINSIGLHATTVVPVNDHVSVIGFAGYDRLVGDVGKSTIVSERGSSNQGSAGFFLNYSF; via the coding sequence ATGAGACTTATTTTGCCATTCGTGGCCTGCGCCGCGTTGCTTGCTGAGCAGGCTAATTCGCAGGAGATGCCGAACGAGGATGGTTGGAAATTCACCCTCAGTGCCGGGATGATCGCGGCTCCGTACTACCTTGGCGATGACGACTATCAGCTCAGCGCGGTTCCTGGTTTCCGCGTGAGTTACGGAGACCGTTTTGAGGCCTCCCCGTTCGGGCTGCGGTATGCGTTCATCTCCGGCGGCCCGATCCGCGTCGGGGGCATCGTGTCCTATGACTGGGGGCGTGATCAGGAACTGGATGGCAGTCCGTTCGGACTGTGGGGCGGAGGCGGGTCAACTGAACTGCTGGGATTGGGTGATGTGGATGGCACGGTGGAGCTGGGCGGTTTCATCGCCCTTGGTGGACCGCGCTATACTGCCAGATTTGAATTGAGGCAGGCGGTCGATGGCGGCCATGATGGATTGCACGGCAGCGCCGAGTTAAAGGCGAACGGTCGAACCACGGCGTTCGGTGCGCCGATGTTCTTCAGCTTCGGTCCCGAATTGTCGTTCGGTGACGATGACTACAACAGCGCGTTCTTTGACGTGAATGCGATCCAATCGGCGGCGTCGGGCATCACCGCCTTTGACGCGGGCGGCGGGATCAATTCGATCGGTCTGCACGCCACGACAGTGGTACCGGTGAACGATCATGTTTCAGTGATTGGATTTGCCGGGTATGATCGGTTGGTCGGGGATGTCGGTAAATCGACGATCGTGTCCGAGCGCGGATCAAGCAATCAGGGTTCGGCGGGGTTCTTTCTGAACTACAGCTTCTAA
- the fabF gene encoding beta-ketoacyl-ACP synthase II: MRRVVVTGLGLVTPLASGVEETWERLLAGESGAGPITRFDPTNVLTKYACEVPYGDGTEGTFNPDQFMEPKERRKVDDFILYGVAAAQQAVEDSGWMPEDEESRLRTGVMIGSGIGGLQSIEQTTLTIRDKGVRRVSPFFIPGALINLISGQVGIRYGFKGPNHAVVTACSTGAHAIGDAARLIMFGDADVMVAGGAEAAICEIGIAGFNACKALSTKRADDPKAASRPYDTDRDGFVMGEGAGIVVLEELEHAQARGAKIYAEVLGYGLSGDAYHITAPSEDGDGGYRAMQSALKHAGVDAADVDYINAHGTSTMADTIELKAVERLLGDAAGNATMSSTKSATGHLLGAAGAIEGIFAILAIRDQVVPPTINLDNPAVETPIDLAPNAKRARKVDIAMSNSFGFGGTNASLCIGKLR, translated from the coding sequence ATGCGCCGCGTCGTAGTAACAGGCCTTGGATTGGTCACACCGCTGGCCTCCGGCGTCGAAGAAACCTGGGAACGTCTGTTGGCTGGGGAATCCGGTGCCGGGCCTATCACCCGGTTCGATCCCACCAATGTCCTCACCAAATATGCATGCGAAGTGCCCTATGGCGACGGCACGGAGGGGACGTTCAACCCCGATCAGTTCATGGAGCCGAAAGAGCGCCGCAAGGTTGATGATTTTATCCTCTATGGTGTCGCGGCTGCCCAGCAGGCTGTCGAGGATTCAGGCTGGATGCCCGAGGACGAAGAGAGCCGCCTGCGCACTGGCGTGATGATCGGTTCCGGCATTGGCGGACTGCAATCAATCGAGCAGACCACGCTGACGATCCGGGACAAAGGGGTGCGCCGAGTCTCGCCATTCTTTATCCCCGGCGCGCTGATCAATCTGATTTCGGGTCAGGTTGGCATCCGCTACGGCTTCAAGGGGCCGAACCATGCGGTGGTCACGGCCTGTTCCACGGGCGCACATGCCATCGGCGATGCTGCGCGGCTGATCATGTTCGGTGACGCCGATGTGATGGTCGCGGGCGGGGCAGAGGCGGCGATTTGTGAGATTGGGATCGCCGGGTTCAACGCCTGTAAGGCGCTCAGCACAAAACGCGCGGACGACCCCAAGGCGGCCAGCCGCCCCTATGACACGGATCGCGACGGGTTTGTGATGGGCGAAGGTGCGGGCATCGTCGTGCTGGAAGAGTTGGAGCACGCACAGGCCCGCGGCGCCAAGATTTACGCCGAGGTGCTGGGTTATGGCCTGTCGGGCGACGCGTATCACATAACCGCCCCCTCGGAGGATGGCGATGGCGGTTATCGCGCCATGCAGAGCGCGCTGAAACATGCGGGCGTCGACGCGGCAGATGTAGACTACATCAATGCACATGGCACCTCGACCATGGCCGATACGATCGAACTGAAAGCGGTCGAACGGCTGCTGGGTGATGCGGCTGGAAATGCGACGATGAGTTCGACCAAATCCGCGACCGGCCACCTCTTGGGCGCTGCCGGTGCGATAGAGGGCATCTTTGCCATTCTCGCCATTCGCGATCAGGTTGTGCCGCCTACGATCAATCTGGACAATCCCGCTGTCGAGACACCGATTGATCTGGCCCCCAATGCCAAGCGTGCGCGCAAGGTCGATATCGCCATGTCCAACAGCTTTGGCTTTGGTGGCACCAATGCGAGCCTGTGCATCGGGAAACTACGATAA
- the rpsF gene encoding 30S ribosomal protein S6, whose product MPLYEHVFISRQDLSSAQAEGLIEHFGTVLSDNGGKLVENEYWGVKTMAYKINKNRKGHYAYLRTDAPAAAVQEMERLMRLHDDVMRVLTIKVDEHAEGPSVQMQKRDERAERRERR is encoded by the coding sequence ATGCCCCTTTACGAGCATGTCTTTATCTCGCGCCAGGACCTTTCGTCGGCGCAGGCCGAGGGCCTCATCGAACATTTCGGCACCGTGCTGTCCGACAACGGCGGCAAACTCGTTGAAAACGAGTACTGGGGCGTCAAGACGATGGCCTACAAGATCAACAAGAACCGCAAGGGCCACTATGCCTATCTGCGCACCGACGCCCCTGCGGCGGCCGTGCAGGAAATGGAACGCCTGATGCGCCTGCATGACGATGTGATGCGCGTTCTGACCATCAAGGTCGACGAGCACGCCGAAGGACCATCGGTCCAGATGCAGAAACGCGACGAGCGCGCCGAGCGCCGTGAGCGCCGCTGA
- the lysM gene encoding peptidoglycan-binding protein LysM → MGLWNFITGSGKKVEGKDGKPDAEALKKEVADLGLDAEGLDIAVEDGVVKVSGTPKSQEAKEKIIMAVGNVEGVSGVEDNAGGADPVFHEVKKGDTLWAIATETLGNGARYTEIFEANKPMLSDPDKIYPGQMLRIPQDASA, encoded by the coding sequence ATGGGACTGTGGAATTTTATCACCGGCTCGGGCAAAAAAGTCGAAGGCAAGGACGGCAAACCCGATGCTGAGGCGCTGAAGAAAGAAGTCGCGGACCTTGGGCTTGATGCCGAAGGGCTGGATATCGCGGTTGAGGATGGCGTGGTCAAAGTTTCGGGTACGCCGAAAAGCCAGGAAGCCAAGGAAAAAATCATCATGGCTGTCGGCAATGTTGAAGGTGTGTCGGGCGTCGAAGACAATGCTGGTGGCGCTGACCCGGTGTTTCACGAGGTTAAAAAGGGTGACACGCTCTGGGCGATTGCAACCGAGACCTTGGGCAACGGCGCGCGCTATACTGAGATTTTCGAAGCCAACAAGCCGATGCTGAGCGATCCTGACAAGATCTATCCCGGCCAGATGCTGCGCATTCCGCAGGATGCATCGGCCTGA
- the fabD gene encoding ACP S-malonyltransferase, producing MSRAFIFPGQGAQTIGMGRALAEAYPAAKAVFDEVDEALGEALSALIWEGAQDDLTLTRNAQPALMATSLAALRALEAEGVSLDAAQFVAGHSLGEYSALAAAGSLSIADAARLLRTRGAAMQEAVPVGVGAMAAVLGLDLTAVREVAEAAAEGQICQAANDNDPGQVVVSGHAEAVERATHLAKERGAKRAMLLPVSAPFHCALMEPAAKVMAEALAQVDLNAPKVPLVANVLAQAVSDPAQIRQLLIDQVTGSVRWRESVMFMAGEGVTETWEIGAGKALSGMVRRIEREMTVRNVGAPDDVQAAVEALNA from the coding sequence ATGAGCCGTGCATTCATATTTCCGGGGCAGGGTGCCCAAACGATCGGCATGGGCCGCGCATTGGCCGAGGCCTATCCAGCCGCCAAAGCCGTCTTTGACGAGGTCGACGAGGCATTGGGCGAGGCGCTGTCTGCGTTGATCTGGGAGGGCGCGCAGGACGACCTGACACTGACGCGCAATGCCCAGCCTGCGCTGATGGCCACATCGCTGGCAGCGTTACGTGCGCTGGAGGCTGAGGGCGTGTCACTGGACGCCGCGCAATTCGTGGCAGGGCATTCGCTGGGCGAATATTCGGCGCTGGCCGCCGCGGGATCGCTCAGTATCGCGGATGCGGCGCGGCTCTTGCGCACGCGCGGGGCTGCGATGCAAGAGGCGGTGCCGGTCGGTGTTGGCGCGATGGCAGCCGTGCTGGGCCTCGATCTGACCGCCGTGCGCGAGGTCGCCGAAGCGGCCGCGGAGGGGCAGATTTGTCAGGCGGCCAACGATAATGATCCCGGGCAGGTGGTCGTCTCGGGACATGCAGAGGCGGTCGAGCGCGCAACCCATCTGGCCAAAGAACGCGGCGCGAAGCGTGCGATGCTCTTGCCGGTCAGCGCGCCATTTCACTGCGCGCTGATGGAACCGGCTGCCAAGGTCATGGCAGAGGCTCTGGCACAGGTCGATCTGAATGCGCCAAAGGTGCCGCTGGTCGCCAATGTGCTGGCTCAGGCGGTCAGCGATCCGGCACAGATCCGGCAGCTACTGATCGATCAGGTCACCGGCTCCGTGCGCTGGCGCGAAAGCGTGATGTTCATGGCAGGCGAAGGCGTGACAGAAACATGGGAGATCGGCGCGGGCAAGGCACTGTCGGGCATGGTCCGCCGGATCGAGCGCGAGATGACCGTGCGCAATGTCGGCGCACCCGACGATGTGCAAGCCGCGGTCGAGGCATTGAACGCATAA
- the mltG gene encoding endolytic transglycosylase MltG, with the protein MWRHIASNALTFLVVLAFLLGGVILWGQNTYNAEGPLEEQICLRVERGSSMRRVSTNLASEQAVTNAAIFRVGAEYTDKSEALKAGSWLIPQRASMAEITDIITKGGASTCGTEVVYRIGVTSSEVEVRELDPATGRYVEKAAFDPKQDAAPAEFVDVRAERDTRYRVAIAEGATSWQIVDALKSVDVLKGDLEAIPPEGSLAPDSYEVRLDDTRASIIARMQEAQEALVATAWENRDPDLPLASPEEMLILASIIEKETGVAEERGQVASVFVNRLNRGMRLQTDPTVIYGVTEGKGTLGRGLRQSELRRETPWNTYVIDGLPATPIANPGRASIQAAVSPATTDFIFFVADGTGGHAFAETLDEHNANVAKWRQIEAERSQTD; encoded by the coding sequence ATGTGGCGTCATATTGCCTCGAATGCGCTGACATTCCTGGTGGTTCTGGCCTTCCTTCTGGGGGGCGTGATCCTCTGGGGGCAGAACACCTATAACGCCGAGGGTCCGTTGGAAGAGCAGATCTGCCTGCGGGTCGAGCGTGGCAGCTCGATGCGGCGCGTCTCGACCAATCTGGCATCGGAACAGGCCGTGACCAACGCTGCGATTTTTCGTGTCGGCGCGGAATACACGGACAAGAGCGAGGCGCTGAAGGCGGGTAGCTGGTTGATCCCGCAACGCGCCAGCATGGCTGAGATTACGGATATCATTACCAAGGGCGGCGCCAGCACCTGCGGCACCGAAGTGGTCTATCGCATCGGTGTGACCAGTTCCGAAGTTGAGGTGCGAGAGCTTGACCCGGCGACGGGGCGCTATGTGGAAAAGGCAGCCTTTGATCCAAAGCAAGACGCCGCTCCGGCCGAATTTGTTGATGTGCGCGCGGAAAGAGATACGCGCTACCGCGTGGCGATCGCCGAAGGTGCGACCAGCTGGCAGATCGTCGATGCGCTAAAATCTGTTGACGTCCTGAAAGGCGACCTCGAGGCCATTCCACCCGAAGGCAGTCTGGCACCCGACAGCTACGAAGTGCGCCTGGATGACACGCGCGCTTCGATCATCGCCCGCATGCAAGAGGCTCAGGAGGCGCTGGTCGCAACGGCATGGGAAAATCGCGATCCTGATTTGCCATTGGCCAGCCCCGAAGAAATGTTGATCCTCGCGTCAATCATCGAAAAGGAAACCGGCGTGGCAGAAGAGCGCGGTCAGGTGGCCTCGGTCTTTGTCAATCGCCTGAACAGAGGGATGCGCCTGCAAACCGACCCGACCGTGATCTATGGCGTCACCGAAGGTAAGGGGACGCTGGGACGGGGGCTGCGACAGAGCGAACTGCGCCGCGAAACCCCGTGGAACACCTATGTCATTGACGGGTTGCCCGCGACACCCATCGCCAATCCGGGCCGCGCTAGCATTCAGGCGGCAGTCAGCCCGGCCACGACGGATTTCATATTCTTCGTGGCGGACGGCACTGGTGGCCACGCTTTTGCCGAAACGCTGGATGAACACAACGCCAATGTCGCCAAGTGGCGCCAGATCGAAGCAGAGCGCAGCCAGACCGACTAA
- a CDS encoding YceI family protein: MKSTIFAAALALTATGAYAAPEKYVLDASHSQVVFSYNHLGYSTTYNMFAGFEGEIMFDQEDPANSSVSVSIPVMSLFTGWEKRFGHFMSDDFFGASEGDMVTFTSTGIEVTGDDEAIITGDLTINGITKSVQLEAELNKAGQHPMAGKAWAGFDAEAEIKRSDFDLGKFAPNISDEIDIEISIEAMKAE; the protein is encoded by the coding sequence ATGAAATCGACCATTTTCGCTGCCGCGCTGGCGTTGACTGCCACGGGGGCATATGCCGCTCCGGAAAAATACGTTCTGGATGCCAGCCACAGTCAGGTTGTGTTCAGCTATAACCACCTCGGCTATTCCACCACCTACAACATGTTCGCCGGGTTCGAGGGCGAAATCATGTTCGACCAAGAAGACCCGGCGAATTCATCGGTTTCGGTCTCGATCCCGGTGATGTCGCTGTTTACCGGCTGGGAAAAGCGGTTCGGTCATTTCATGTCCGACGATTTCTTTGGTGCGTCCGAAGGGGACATGGTCACGTTCACATCCACCGGCATTGAAGTGACAGGCGATGATGAGGCGATCATCACTGGCGATCTTACGATCAACGGCATCACCAAATCCGTGCAGCTTGAGGCCGAATTGAACAAGGCCGGTCAACACCCCATGGCGGGCAAGGCGTGGGCCGGTTTCGATGCTGAAGCGGAAATCAAGCGTTCCGATTTCGATTTGGGCAAATTTGCACCCAATATCAGCGATGAAATTGACATCGAGATTTCGATCGAGGCCATGAAGGCCGAGTAA
- a CDS encoding 1-(5-phosphoribosyl)-5-[(5-phosphoribosylamino)methylideneamino] imidazole-4-carboxamide isomerase gives MIIYPTLEILNGKCVSLTRGRLDEPMLWHVDPIERAKSFAAAGAEWMHLTDINGLTGDSPNAELCEEIIRSAGIPVQFGGGFRTRDQVDSWIDKGAGRIVIGTMATREPELLRNLAKMHPDQIVLAVDIFEGHVMTDGWRSRSSFTPETYVAAFDDAPLAGIIVTDIDADIADQDASLGVITGLAAQTRHPVIARGTVRGIDDVARLKYVKNVAGTLIGRALLSRDVDLDEALAMAAAVQEPVAEFK, from the coding sequence ATGATTATCTATCCCACTCTCGAAATTCTGAACGGAAAATGCGTGTCTCTGACTCGTGGTCGTCTTGATGAGCCGATGCTCTGGCATGTGGATCCGATCGAGCGCGCCAAGAGCTTTGCTGCGGCGGGTGCGGAATGGATGCACCTGACCGACATCAACGGCCTGACGGGGGACAGCCCCAATGCCGAATTATGCGAAGAGATCATTCGCAGCGCCGGGATTCCGGTGCAATTCGGCGGTGGCTTCCGGACCCGCGATCAGGTCGATAGCTGGATCGACAAAGGCGCCGGGCGCATCGTGATCGGCACCATGGCCACGCGCGAGCCAGAACTGTTGCGCAATCTAGCGAAAATGCATCCTGATCAGATCGTGCTGGCCGTAGACATCTTTGAGGGCCATGTGATGACCGATGGCTGGCGTTCGCGCAGCAGCTTTACCCCCGAAACCTATGTGGCGGCCTTTGATGATGCCCCGCTGGCGGGAATCATCGTTACAGACATTGATGCCGATATCGCCGATCAGGACGCAAGTCTGGGCGTGATTACCGGCTTGGCCGCTCAGACTCGCCATCCTGTCATTGCGCGCGGCACTGTGCGCGGGATCGACGATGTGGCGCGGTTGAAATACGTCAAGAATGTCGCAGGCACCCTGATTGGCCGTGCCTTGCTGTCAAGGGATGTGGATCTGGACGAGGCGCTTGCGATGGCTGCGGCTGTCCAAGAGCCGGTGGCAGAGTTCAAGTAA